The nucleotide sequence ACAAAGCTGTATACACCTATCACCACCACAGCTATCAACTGAACAAGAAACTGTTTGGGGTTTCCATAGAATAATCCATCCGCGCCAGCCGGATTTACGGCCTTGGATGCAAAGAGTCCCACAGCGAGGGTCCCCAGAATACCACCTATGCCATGAACACCGAAGGCATCGAGGGAATCGTCGTACCCGAGTTTGGGCTTTACAATTGCTACAGAGACATAGCACACCACGCTCGCAGCAAAACCGATAACTACAGCAGCGAAAACCGTGACAAAACCTGAAGCTGGAGTAATCGTTGCGAGGCCTGCTATGGAGCCGGTAATGGTGCCGAATATGGTTGGTTTTTCATTAAATATCCATTCAAGAGAGGCCCAGGTTATTCCGGCAATAGCCGCAGCAGTATGGGTTACCACAAGAGCATGTACTGCAAGTCCATTTGCGCCGAGGGCGCTCCCTGCGTTGAAGCCGAACCACCCGAACCAGAGAAGCGCCGCGCCCAGAACAGTGAAGGGAAGATTATGGGGTGGTACAGGTCTGTTATTATAACCCTTTCTCTTTCCAATGACCAGAGCAGTTACAAGGGCTGCCATACCGGCATTTATATGAACAACTGTACCGCCGGCAAAATCGAGGGCTCCCATATCCCTGAGCCATCCTCCTACACCCCATACCCAATGACAAATGGGATCATATACAAAAGTTGCCCATAGTACGGTAAAAATCAGAAAAGCGGAAAATCTCATCCTTTCTGCAAAGGCACCGATGATCAAAGCCGGTGTAATGATGGCAAACATGGCCTGAAAGATCATGAAGGCCTCATGGGGAATAGTGGCCGCATAATCTTTAAAGGGGGCAGCACCTACATTGTTCAGGCCGAGCCACGCAAGCCCGCCCCAGAAACCTTTTCCCGGCGCAAAGGAAAGACTATACCCGTAAAAAATCCATTGGGCTGTAATTACTCCGAGGACAATAAAACATTGCATAAATACGCCAAGCACGTTTTTTCGCCTCACCATTCCTCCATAGAAGAAAGCGAGTCCGGGAGTCATCAACATAACAAAAGCAATGGATACCAATATCCATGCAGTGTCCCCCGTATCCACCTGTGACTTTGATTGTATATCAGATTGAGTGTTCTGCGCTGCCCCTGACGCCTGGTTTGGATCTTCGGCAAAACAGGTCCCTGTAAATATCAAACCTAACAATAATACTACAGCTACAAATTTCTTCAACATGCACCTCCGCTTTTCTTATAGACTCTAAAGGAATATCCCGTCACAGCATCTTAAGAGATTTCATCAAGGATCTCAGGGCTGAATTACAGGCTCGCCTGGCTGACGAAATAATCCACCTTTATCTATTTTGGGCTAAGAACTTAGCTCTCCAGTCTGTATTCTTTGACTGATTTGAACTGCGCTGTTGAGTTTCCCTCGTGGTCGTTGAGAGTGTGCGACAACCTGCACGCCTTTGTGCGGTCTTTCCGTAGGTACGAGTAAACAACAATCTATTTTGGTAACTATGTCTTATTAAGGACAGCGTTTTTCTTGAAAGAATAGAACTTTTTATGGAAGGTAAGAATTTGATGAGCCAATTCCCACTGTTGTTTCCTTTGTAAGGCGGATGTCAGTGAGAATTGGCCGGATTTTTTAATAATGTTGTATACCGGACATTGAACGATTCTTTTAGCCGATAGCTCCACTTCCTCGCTCTTCCGTGCGGATGCGTATGCATTCGGCCAGATCAAGGACAAATATTTTACCGTCCCCCACTTCACCGGTTTGAGCGCCTTTGATGATGGCATTGATCGTCTTTTCGACAAATGTTTCGTTTACCGCTATCTCAAGGCGTATCTTCCTCAAAAGATTTCCCATCTCCTTTGCACCCCTGTAAACTTCCGTGACACCCATCTGCCTGCCGTGACCAAGAACTTCATTGACTGTCATGAGGTTTACGTCAGACTTGTAAAGCTCCTCTTTTACTGCCTCCAATCTGTCCGGTTTTATGATTGCAATGATAAGTTTCATATTATTTCCTCCTATTCAATAACC is from Pseudomonadota bacterium and encodes:
- a CDS encoding P-II family nitrogen regulator — encoded protein: MKLIIAIIKPDRLEAVKEELYKSDVNLMTVNEVLGHGRQMGVTEVYRGAKEMGNLLRKIRLEIAVNETFVEKTINAIIKGAQTGEVGDGKIFVLDLAECIRIRTEERGSGAIG
- a CDS encoding ammonium transporter; amino-acid sequence: MKKFVAVVLLLGLIFTGTCFAEDPNQASGAAQNTQSDIQSKSQVDTGDTAWILVSIAFVMLMTPGLAFFYGGMVRRKNVLGVFMQCFIVLGVITAQWIFYGYSLSFAPGKGFWGGLAWLGLNNVGAAPFKDYAATIPHEAFMIFQAMFAIITPALIIGAFAERMRFSAFLIFTVLWATFVYDPICHWVWGVGGWLRDMGALDFAGGTVVHINAGMAALVTALVIGKRKGYNNRPVPPHNLPFTVLGAALLWFGWFGFNAGSALGANGLAVHALVVTHTAAAIAGITWASLEWIFNEKPTIFGTITGSIAGLATITPASGFVTVFAAVVIGFAASVVCYVSVAIVKPKLGYDDSLDAFGVHGIGGILGTLAVGLFASKAVNPAGADGLFYGNPKQFLVQLIAVVVIGVYSFVVSYIIYKIVDLFMKVRVTERDEIIGLDLTQHHENAYTVIE